The Flavobacterium sp. 1 genome contains the following window.
ATTTGTATGGGCTATTTTGACCAAACTAAAACATTATACCCGCGTCGTCCTCGACTTGGTTTTGACCAAATTGTAACTATTTTATAATTAGCTGCTTTCAATTTAAAAGCTAAAACCGTTGATAAATGTCAACGGTTTTTTTATGAAATATTAGGTACTGCAATAGCTTTTAAACTAACATTCCATTGTCAATTGATTATGAACTTTACCCCACTCTGCCATAGCTTCTAAAACAGGTAGTAATGTTTTTCCCTTTTCAGACAAATAATATTCTACGTGTGGCGGAACAATTTCTTTTGCATCTCTCACAACCAAGCCATCAAGTTCTAACTGTTTTAGTTGTTGCGCCAGCATTTTCTCTGTAGTGAATGTCAATATTTTTTTCAATTGCCCAAATCGCAATGGTTCATTTCGAAGTTGATATAGAATAATAGTTTTCCATCTTCCACCAATCATTTCAATGGTAAAGGACATTGGACATTTAGTAAGGACATTATTGTTTAAGCTATTGGTTGAATTCTCTTTTCTCTTTGCCATTTTTACGCTTACTTTTTAGGTAGTACTTGTTTTTATAATAGTGCAAATATACCTTTGTATTATTAAAAATCAAATAAAAATAAAAAACTATGAAAGTATTATTAATTGGAGGAACGGGCAACATTGGTCAGCGAATATTAAAAGAAGCTCTGGATAAAGAGTATGAAGTAACCGCAGTACAACGCAAACCAGAGGCATTAGAATTGAAACACCCAAATTTAACAGTAATCAAAGGCGACTTGTTGAACGAGGCAGAATTACCGTCTTTAATAGCTGGTAAAGATGTTGTTGTATCTGCAATATCACTTTATGCAGGACTATCACCTGAACAGTTTAAAAAAGCACACCAAAACCTTATTGATGCTTTAAAAAAACAACCGCAAACAAGAATTATTGCCGTGGGAGGAGGTACCAATAATGAGGTTGCACCAGGCGTAAGAATGTTGGATGTTGAAGATATTATGAAAAATATTCCAGAAGAATACAAGCCTTCGATTTTTGCACACGGTGAAGTGCAGAAATTATATGAAGCTTCAGGACTGGAAAACTGGACATATTTTAACCCCGCAGCAATGATACAAGCAGGCGAACGCACAGGTAAATTCAGGTTAGGAACTACTAATCTGGTTGCTGACGAAAACGGTGCAAGCTCTATTTCATTCGAAGATTATGCAGTTGCATTAGTGGATGAAATCAAAAATAAGCAATTTGTAGGCAAACCATTTACCATTGGTTATTAAATCAAATCATTATAAAATAAAATGGAAAATAAATTAGAACAATTACTGGTTCATCATTTAAACGAAATTTGGAATCAGCGTGACGAAACACTTCGGCTTACAGCTATTGAAAAATTTTATACGAAGGACTTTACGTTATTTGAAGAAGGCGAAAACGTAACAGGTTATGATGCTATAAATCATAAAGTAAGTACACTTTTAAATAGTTTTCCTCCCATTTTTTCTATAAAGCAATTAAAACCAATTGGTATTAATAACAATATAGGAAAATTAGATTGGGGTGTTGGTCCAGAGGGTGCTCCTCCAGTAGCAACAGGTACAGACATCGTAATTTTTGAAAACGGAAAAATAAAATCATTATATGTATTTCTAAATAAATAAAATAAAATGGAAAAAATCGTAAATTTAAGTGATGTTAAGGCTGTTCGCAATATGAACAACATCATCAACCTTCACGAAATGATGATTAACCAAAGAAAGCCAGACGAAGCTGTAGCAGAATTTTTAGATCCTGAATATATCCAACACGACCCTTTATTGGAAACAGGTGCAGCAGGTTTAGCAAAATTCTTCAAACAAGTAATAGATGAACATCCTACTGCTAGTTGGACGGGACAACGAATTATAGCTGCTGACGATTTTGTGTGGGTTCATTCTAACTTCCGAAACATCTTTAATGATGACCCAAATGATACAGGTATTGCCGGGGTAGATATTTTTAAAATGAACGATGAAGGAAAAGCCATTGAACATTGGGAAGTGCTGCAACTTGTTGGCACACCAGATAATGCAGCACCGTGGGTGTCACCCAATCTGAAAGCCTCCAATACAAATGGTATATTTTAAATTGTGCAAAAGTACTCTAATTTTCATTTTGTAAATTCAACAACTTAATCTAAACCGTTGACAAAATGTCAACGGTTTTTTATCAAATAACATAGTTTTGGCTAGGAGTTTTTAAAGGTTTTAGCAACATTAGTATTAATTCTTCCAATGAGTCCTGCTAAAATTAAATGCTTGAGTTAGTTATTTATTTTTGCAGTCCCTTGCTTGAGCGTCTCTTTATGTTTTTTGCCCCAGTCATTAAGCATTAGTATTATATCTACAAGCGATTCACAATACTTTGTAATAGAATATTCAACAGTAATAGGTTTAGTATTTTTAGCTTCTCTGACTATTAGCATATTAATTTCAAGTTCTGCCAATTCTTTAGATAATATACGGGGAGAAATTCCTAATAAACGAGACAGTTGATTAAACTGCATTTTCCCGTCTTTAAGCAAAACGGTTATTAAAGGTAATTTCCATTTCCCACCAATGACAGTAAGTGTATCATTCAATGCTACGCGTATTTTTTGGCACTCTTCAAAATCATCTGATAGGTTACTCATTTTTATAAGTTTATAAGTTTCATTACTATTTTAACAATAAACAAACTTACCTTATAATATTAAATAAACGAAATACTATTGTAAAGAGAAGTACTATTCTTTTTGTAACCCATAGAATTAACAGATAATATTCTATCTAAATTCGAACTTTATTAATCACAACTATAAATTTAAATTATGAAAAAAATAAGTGTTTTAATAGCTATTATGTTTATCATAAGTAGTAGAGCACAGTCACCACAACCTTTTATAGGTGCGGATATGATTGTATTTAATGCCAAAATAACTACGGGAAGTCTTTCACTACCCGAAGCTTCTGCACTAGCGGTCAAAAGAGGCAGGATTTATGCAGTAGGTACAGACGCTGAAATTCTCATTCTAAAAGACAACAGTACAAAATTAATAGATGCCGGCGGGAAGCGTTTGATACCTGGTATAAACGATGCACATACCCACGTACTGAACGAAAGAAGCTATAACTATACCTTAAGATGGGATGGCGTACCAACCTTAAAACGGGCATTGGAAATGCTGACCGAGCAAGCAGCAAGAACGCCCGAAGGGCAATGGGTAAAAGTAATTGGCGGATGGTCGCCCTACCAGTTTAAGGAAAACCGATTTCCAACGATAGAAGAGATTAAAAAAGCAGTTCCAAACAGACCAACGATTGTGCAATACGCATACAACAGGGCGTATTTAAATGATTTGGCGATGAAAGCCCTTGGAGTGGGAACCAGCCGTCTTCCTTCCGTGCCGGGAACGGAGCTTGAAAAAGATAAAAAAGGCAATTACACTGGCGTGATACGAGGCAATACTTTTTTCTTCGTTTCACTGGAATTTATGGAACCGCAAGCTAATGCAGAAGAACAGCTGAATTCACTTATTTATGTAATAAACGATATGAATCGCTTTGGTGTTACTTCTGCCGTAGATGCTGCCAGTATGATTTCATATCCGCAAGGGCACACCGAGATAGATTTATTAGCCCGTGAAAATAAGCTGAACATCAGGTTTCCTTTTATCGACCTCCAATTTGGAGATGTTAGCAGTCCATCTTTGATCGATGCAGAAATTAATGCGATTACAAAAAAATCGCCCGTAAGTCCGGGAGAGAACCTGCATCCCACAATGGCACACGGGCACGAATATGAAGGTACGGGCGAAGTGTTGAGGCTGGAACTACACGACCACGAAAATTTTGATAAGCCTGCTATTATTATTGATAAG
Protein-coding sequences here:
- a CDS encoding nuclear transport factor 2 family protein, with protein sequence MEKIVNLSDVKAVRNMNNIINLHEMMINQRKPDEAVAEFLDPEYIQHDPLLETGAAGLAKFFKQVIDEHPTASWTGQRIIAADDFVWVHSNFRNIFNDDPNDTGIAGVDIFKMNDEGKAIEHWEVLQLVGTPDNAAPWVSPNLKASNTNGIF
- a CDS encoding nuclear transport factor 2 family protein, whose amino-acid sequence is MENKLEQLLVHHLNEIWNQRDETLRLTAIEKFYTKDFTLFEEGENVTGYDAINHKVSTLLNSFPPIFSIKQLKPIGINNNIGKLDWGVGPEGAPPVATGTDIVIFENGKIKSLYVFLNK
- a CDS encoding amidohydrolase, which codes for MKKISVLIAIMFIISSRAQSPQPFIGADMIVFNAKITTGSLSLPEASALAVKRGRIYAVGTDAEILILKDNSTKLIDAGGKRLIPGINDAHTHVLNERSYNYTLRWDGVPTLKRALEMLTEQAARTPEGQWVKVIGGWSPYQFKENRFPTIEEIKKAVPNRPTIVQYAYNRAYLNDLAMKALGVGTSRLPSVPGTELEKDKKGNYTGVIRGNTFFFVSLEFMEPQANAEEQLNSLIYVINDMNRFGVTSAVDAASMISYPQGHTEIDLLARENKLNIRFPFIDLQFGDVSSPSLIDAEINAITKKSPVSPGENLHPTMAHGHEYEGTGEVLRLELHDHENFDKPAIIIDKDTMRYYIEKDITKLVQRRIPFRMHISYNENITPFLDALENINRKIPLDGLRWSIEHAETITPENIARVKKLGGGISLDTKMALHGEGFIKTYGLEKALYTPRLRELVNSGIPLTMTTDAFRASTYNPWVGISWMITGKSVSGTEILAKDNRLTREEALKLFTYGPTWFEQTENEMGKIVPGNLADFVLLNKDYFTIPEDEIKTISSALTVVDGRVVFGTGNYSNLAPKLPAILPAWSPLKYFGGY
- a CDS encoding NAD(P)-dependent oxidoreductase, with amino-acid sequence MKVLLIGGTGNIGQRILKEALDKEYEVTAVQRKPEALELKHPNLTVIKGDLLNEAELPSLIAGKDVVVSAISLYAGLSPEQFKKAHQNLIDALKKQPQTRIIAVGGGTNNEVAPGVRMLDVEDIMKNIPEEYKPSIFAHGEVQKLYEASGLENWTYFNPAAMIQAGERTGKFRLGTTNLVADENGASSISFEDYAVALVDEIKNKQFVGKPFTIGY
- a CDS encoding helix-turn-helix domain-containing protein; this encodes MAKRKENSTNSLNNNVLTKCPMSFTIEMIGGRWKTIILYQLRNEPLRFGQLKKILTFTTEKMLAQQLKQLELDGLVVRDAKEIVPPHVEYYLSEKGKTLLPVLEAMAEWGKVHNQLTMEC
- a CDS encoding helix-turn-helix domain-containing protein, yielding MSNLSDDFEECQKIRVALNDTLTVIGGKWKLPLITVLLKDGKMQFNQLSRLLGISPRILSKELAELEINMLIVREAKNTKPITVEYSITKYCESLVDIILMLNDWGKKHKETLKQGTAKINN